The following nucleotide sequence is from Blastocatellia bacterium.
GCTTTTTCTTTTTCGCTCAACTTTTTTTTCCCTGTTTTCTTTTTCTTGAGATCTATATTTTCAATCGAGATGAAGACATAGAAGGGTTAACTAATAAGGCATTAGAATTTGTCGAAGAAGCTAAATTGAAACTATTTGGGATAGCTTTCTTGGAATTACTTTTCTTGGCTGTTTCAGCATCTTCTGAAAAATTTCTTAAGGATAAAGGGGAAAGCGATAGGATAACAACAAGATTTCTTACATTTTCACAACAGCTTGATTGGTTAGATGATAAGAAAAGAAAAATTTTGCGATCATTCCTAAAGCTTCATGGTTCAGGAGGTAACATAGCAAGTCAATACCCTTGGAATTATGAAAACTTGTATAGCATTTGTAAATATCGTTGATCGTAAAACCTTTGTGGGAATTTATTTTAGATTTTTATAAATCTCGAAAAGCTTCAACAAATAGGCTTGCTTTGTTAAAAAAAGAAGACACTTTTCAGACACTCTCAAATAGTTACACCCCAGAATTAATAGAAAAAGTTATCACCAAAATGCTTAATCAATTTATTAGCAATAATAAGTCATCAAAAAGACGGCTTTCTACCCCATTAGCTTTTGCTTGTGATCATGCTGCTTATGAATTAAATATTAATCGTCAAGATAAACCTTATAGTAAAGAAACATTTGATTAGGTATTATCAAGAGATAAAACGAGAAGAATTTGAAAGGCTTAACGATACTATGATCACTGAAAGATTTTTGACTTTAATTAATCTTTTGCAAAAACAATCTTAATCTTTTCTAACATTACTTATCAAAAAGTGTGTTTCTTTATGCTTCATCTAGTAGCAAAACCTTGCTGCAAGTAAAATTAAAAGGATAAAGAAATGAGTAATATACACCCAGAAGAAATTTTACCTGAAAAAGTATTAATTGAGCGGTTAAATGTTTCTAGGACAACTCTTTGGCGATGGAGATCGCAAGGTAAACTTGCCTGTTTTAAGCTAGGCTCCAAAGTGGCTTATTCTGAAAAACACGTTAGAGAGCTTTTAGAAAAATGTGAGCGTCAAGCTATCCCCAAAAAGAAAAGAGGCTATAGCTTATGTTTAACAAAAATAATATCCCTTCATTTAAGTCAAACCATGAACGATCACGACTTATTAGAGTAAACCGCAAAAAACCCTTGTCCAATATGTAATAAACCTGATTGGTGTAGTGTATCAGAAAATGGATCGCTTGCTTTTGTTGTAGAGTTTCAGCAGGGTAGTTTTAAGAAGCTAGTAAATGGGGGCCTACATCCATAGTCTTAAATATGATGAGGTGATCATTCATCCAAATAAACCTGTTGTAGCTCAATCAGTTGAAAAACCTTTAGCAAATATTGAGCAACGAAACAAAGTTTATAGTGCTTTATTAAATGAGTTTCTTCAACTATCCCTAAATCATGCTGATAATTTGCTCAATGTACGCGGTTTAAGCGATGAAAGAATATTTAATAATCTTTATGCAACATTACCTATATTTCCTAACATCTTCAAATTACCAAAGAACTAGCAAATAACTTTGAGCTAAGTGGAATACCAGGTTTTTAAGACTGAAAAAGGATTGGCGATTTAGTCCAGTTGGTAACCCAGGTTTTATCCCTGTTCGAGATTCTATTGGACGCATTCAAGGCATGCAAATACGTCGAGATACAATAGGAAAAGATATGTCCAGATACATTTGGTTTTCTTCACGTGACTTTACTGATGGTGCAAGTTCTGGCTCTCCAATACATTTTGTTAATGTTGATCTAGCCAAACAAACAGGATTTGCTGTTATAACTGAGGGGCCTCTAAAAGCTGATATTTGTGCTGAAAAAATGAGCCTTTGTTTTATTGCTGTAGCTGGAGTTTCTTCTTTTAACAATATTTTTGCACAACAACTAAAAAAAGAAATTCCTGAGCTTAAAACTGTAGCAATAGCTTTTGATTCAGATTGGGAAGACAAAGCACCTGTTTGTAATGCTGTAATACGGCTGATAGACACACTAAAAGAGCATAACATCAACATAAAAATTTGGTCTTGGGATACTAAATTTAAGGGGCTTGATGATTTTATTCTTGCTGGAGGGGAAATAGTATGAGCAAAATTATTGAGCTTGATATTAAAGAGTTTGAGCGTAGAGCTAAAGAAAAAGGTCTAATTTCTAAAACAGAGCAATCAAGTCAAGAATATATGCCTTTTAAGCTAAGTTGGCCGCAATCCCTAAAAGACGTTGCTTATCAAGGTACTGCTGGAATGGTGACAGAATTAATAGCACCTCATACCGAATCAGACAATGCGGCTCTTTTACTACAATTTCTTGTAGCTTTTGGAAATATTATTGGTAGAAGTGCTAGATTTACAGTTTCTGGATGTGATCATTACTTAAATTTTTTTATTTGTCTTGTTGGTAAAACTGCCAGTGGTCGCAAAGGTACTTCATGGGATCCTATTGAGCGTCTTTTTAAGCTGGTAGATCCAACTTGGGCTAATCGAATTATGTCAGGCTTATCTTCAGGGGAAGGACTTATTTGGGCTGTACGCGATCCTATAGAAAAACTGAGCCAATAAAAGAAAAAGGCAAAGTTACAGGTTATCAAAAAGTTATTATTGATAGCGGTATAGAAGATAAACGTTTACTTATAATAGAAACAGAATTTGCTTCCGTGTTAAGGGTGTTACAACGAGATGGCAACACATTGTCAGCGATCATTCGAGAAGCTTGGGATAAAGGCGATTTAAGAATCATCACTAAAAATAATCCTGCTCAAGCAACACAAGCACATATTTCTATCATAGGGCATATTACTCCTGATGAGTTAAGAAGGTATATTGACCGAACAGAATTAGGAAATGGTTTTGCTAACCGGTTTTTGTGGCTATGTGTAAAACGCTCAAAGCTTCTTCCTGATGGTGGTGAGCTTCATAAAGTAAACTTTGAGCCGAGTAAAAGGGTTAGTCAAAGTAATAGAATTTGCTAAAAGTTGTTTTGAATTAAGGAAAGATGCTCAAAAGCAACAGAATTTTGGCGTACAGTTTATGCTGATCTTTCTAAAGAAAAGTAGGTTTATTTGGATCTGCTACATCACGT
It contains:
- a CDS encoding helix-turn-helix domain-containing protein, with protein sequence MSNIHPEEILPEKVLIERLNVSRTTLWRWRSQGKLACFKLGSKVAYSEKHVRELLEKCERQAIPKKKRGYSLCLTKIISLHLSQTMNDHDLLE
- a CDS encoding DUF3854 domain-containing protein; its protein translation is MQIRRDTIGKDMSRYIWFSSRDFTDGASSGSPIHFVNVDLAKQTGFAVITEGPLKADICAEKMSLCFIAVAGVSSFNNIFAQQLKKEIPELKTVAIAFDSDWEDKAPVCNAVIRLIDTLKEHNINIKIWSWDTKFKGLDDFILAGGEIV
- a CDS encoding DUF3987 domain-containing protein; this encodes MGCTRSYRKTEPIKEKGKVTGYQKVIIDSGIEDKRLLIIETEFASVLRVLQRDGNTLSAIIREAWDKGDLRIITKNNPAQATQAHISIIGHITPDELRRYIDRTELGNGFANRFLWLCVKRSKLLPDGGELHKVNFEPSKRVSQSNRIC